ACTCGggagtacttaataatttttccatGGTGAAACCATTAAGCACAATACCTAAGTAAcaaattttccttttcattttttttttcctcctcggTGAAGTATATGACGTGTTTTTCTCTTGATTAAAGATTTGAAGGCATGATGGTTCCTAGCCGAGGCCAAGCAGCATTGCTAACTTTCTGCACCTGCATCAGCATGGCAAGCGTGGCCCTTGTTCTTACAATAACTGTTCCTGATTTTGGCAATAATTGGTTCTGGCTTACGATCCTAAGTCCATTGGCGTAAGTGCAGGCACTCTTTGTGTTTTATCGAAGTGATATGTACTTTTATGTACTAACACTTTAAGAATGGCCACAGAGGAGCTTATTACTGGAAACGAGCATCAAGAAAGGAGCAAATCAAGGTTAAATTGCTGGTTGCAGAAGATGGGACCCTTTCAGAGATCGTCGTTCAAGGAGATGACCAGCAAgtagagcaaatgagaaagGAGCTTCAGCTCAGTGAAAAAGGCATGGTGTATGTCAAGGGCATCTTCGAGAGATGACCAATATTTCTTTTACTAGAAAAAAATAGATTGTAAACAAAACACCCACACAGAATTGGCTCGAGCTGTGCATGCATGCAAACCATCAGAATTTGACCACGAATGAACTGTACCTTTGTGCTCAAACAATTCTAAGTATTGCTCACAGATCAGAGGTCATGGTATGAGGTttcttataaatatttgtgatatttattaaaattaaattttatgagTTGTAGAGAAATGAATCATGTGTTTGCAGTGCAGCATTACATGGGAACATACCTGATTGTCAACCCCTTACCCCATCCACTCCCCTGTTCAAACCAAACACAGCACCAAAATAAAGCAATAAACCATAACATCACAGCAGacctaaaataacaatttaataGTTGCTTCCTCAAATTGTGAAGTTTCAAAACCATCAAACCTCAAAGGCCGCCAGGGAAATTATTGAGAGTTCAGAGCGACACCAACAGTAGCAGTTTACAAAACTCAAGTTACATAAACATTTCTAAACATGCCCAACATTGAAGGGGCTGAAATCCAACATTTCTGCAACAAATCTTCGACATTATCTgactaaattaaataatattggGATCTCAAATAACTGCAATTTGCTAGAGAGCAGTCTATGATTCTCAACCAACCAACAACTTGTTCTCCTCCAAAAAGCTGTAAGTCGGTACCTCCAAATTGTATGGTGCAGGCCCCTTGCGAATCCTGCCAGAGATATCATAATGGGAACCATGGCATGGGCAAAACCATCCACCAAAGTCACCAGCATTTGGCAAGGGAATGCAACCCAGATGTGTGCATACTCCAACAACAACTAGCCATTCAGGATTCTTAACCCTCTCTGAGTCTGGCTGTGGGTCACGAAGAGACGAAATATCTACACTATTTGCCAACTTTATATCCTCCTCCGTTCGGCGCCTAATGAAGACTGGCTTTCCACGCCACTTAACAGTCACAGTGGAGCCTGGCTCAATGCTGGAGAGATCAACCTCAAGGGAAGCCATGGCAAGAACATCCTTACTAGCTGACATGCTCAGCACAAACTTGAGGATAAGGAGACGAAGCAGTGAGGCATATACAAACCTACCACCAGTCAGGACAAAATACGCAAATGCCCGTTTGCTGGGGTCCCCTGGAGGATAACGCTCATGGTTGTACTCATCATAAACTATCTTCGAAGTAGGGTTCTTCACTGCTGCCACAGTTGCAGGAACATCTGGAACTATGGTGTTTTCCTTTGTTGGGGTAAGAGACTCAGAAGCAAAACCTggaataaacaaaaagaattttaagaaaaagcaaaagaagcaACTTGCAAAACCATGGATTTGGTCAACCTTTTATATTACAGTATACAGGTTTATACACAAAAAGGGAGAGCAGTGGTCATCAGGTATACTGTGGCCTACACCAGTTGAAAAGGCTGCCCAATCTTTAAAGGGTGAAGGAAAAGGCAAAGCTTCAAAGAGCCACTAATAATCATGTGCAACTTGCACCATGATCAAAGGACCTGCACATTTATTCAGGGCTTTTTGAACTTACAATCATCTTGACATATACTTCTTATAGGTTTTTCATCGACAGCCTTTACTTTCTCTTCCCAATCAcccaacaaacacaaaaaatgtaaGAGCAAACTCTAGGAATGGGTTTTTATGCAAATACATATTCTTATGAATTGACATGCATATCAACACACTGCAGTTGGATACGGCTCTGCGTGTATCTCATATGGAAAACAATTTAGTCCCATAGGGCAGGTTGCTTCAATTTCCTCAAACTAGAGAAGGGAGTTTTCCTACAAAAGATGAAAAGTACTTAGCATTATATGGGATATGTGTGCGTTGTAACTAGTCATCCTTAGGCTTGCTAAAGAAAGGTAGACACTGAAGATCCAGCCCTGGAGACCATTATAAAGATTATTCCACTGGCCATCTTAAATCAatctttctcaaaattttatttcaaacataAACTATAGTTGCTTAAACAGCAGTCCAAAGAAGTGCATAATAAACCCTAGAAAAAGGGATTGCTATCCTGTTTTAACAATAGAGGATTTTAATGCATGAAAGATTTGGATGCACCATCTCCAATGAGTAAAAGCAGCAAATAAACAAGGGAAAAAAGGATTGTATAGAGATGAGTAATAACATTTATGTCCACAACCTTTATAAAGCCTGCAACTCTTTGGTGAAAGTAAAATTTTCCAATCACTGATAATTGGTCAACAACAGAGTACCACAGTACAGATTTACAAATCTAAAAGATGGTAACCCAAATTTTGGATATAAAAAGATTCCAGTCTTCAAACTCTCACttaacaaacattttttttaaatattggtAAGCTAAACAACAAGTCCCCCACAACCTTAGTCTCCAACTTGTTATTACAGGTTGAGGGGTTGCCATTTTGGTAACAAATAATTATCAATAGGTAGAAACAACTGTATGTGAGGTCAGAGTTGATAAACAATACATACATACAGTcataaaaatacacacacacacacacacacaactttATCATCTAGCTATCACTTCATTATCGGGAGAAGCAATAGTAAGCTCAGATAGTTGGATTCAAAAACGTAAACCAGAGATTAATACCTTGACACCTATAATGATCTTTGTTTACATAAAAATCTAATCTTTAACattgacaaaaacaaatattcatcaaagcaccacacaaaaaaatttactaccTGACATCATCAATCAAACATCATTAGGACAAGCAATCACAATGTTTCAACTTCCACTTACATTTCTCTGAGTGCCAAAGCAATTTCAAAGATGCAACTTGAGAGAGGAACACCCCAATTTTGATTGTGAGCTCCTTTGACTTTTAGTCAAACCAAAACTCATTGGAAAGCAGGAAACTTGGAAACtatcactcacacacacacacacacaaaatatcAATCATTCAAAAAGCCACCATACCCAAATCTCCAAAGCCCCtcaaataatttcaagtatCTATAACAGTATAGCTCTCCTACCCAGGCTACCCCAACAACAAAAACCGTATTATgcaaaagcaataaaaaaaaaaacccagaaaaaaaaaaatcccagttattaaaaattcaaaattaaccTTAATCATTTCCTataacagcaaaaaaaaaaaatgaaagttgaaAACTTTGTAGAAAATTTTAGAGGAAAGAAGAAACCCTAACCTCTAAAAGGGACGTGAAAGTCAGGTCCAAAAGAGAAGGAGTAAGCAGAGCCGTTGGATCTGG
This genomic stretch from Castanea sativa cultivar Marrone di Chiusa Pesio chromosome 1, ASM4071231v1 harbors:
- the LOC142607483 gene encoding cytochrome b-c1 complex subunit Rieske-4, mitochondrial-like → MLRVAARKLSSLSSTPWRPNQVQASSALVSRHVINGGDSSSSGDPRSNGSAYSFSFGPDFHVPFRGFASESLTPTKENTIVPDVPATVAAVKNPTSKIVYDEYNHERYPPGDPSKRAFAYFVLTGGRFVYASLLRLLILKFVLSMSASKDVLAMASLEVDLSSIEPGSTVTVKWRGKPVFIRRRTEEDIKLANSVDISSLRDPQPDSERVKNPEWLVVVGVCTHLGCIPLPNAGDFGGWFCPCHGSHYDISGRIRKGPAPYNLEVPTYSFLEENKLLVG